The genomic stretch ATTTTTGTAAAAAGGAAGGATACACACGTCACAGTCAACAGGATTTACCTACTCCAACACTTGTTTGGAGACCAGAGGACTAAAGTACTGCTGCATCAGTACTAACCGTCCAACAGCATCATACATAAAACATCAGTCACAGAAGCAACTTCAGTGGTATACTCTGTAGTACTGGCACTTCTACCTTGAGCTTACCTGAGTTAAGGCTGAGGTCCCTCTGAGTAAACATCAAAGGGCTACACTCCTCCTGATCCGGGTCGTGATCCGGGACCTCCTGCTGCTCACTCTGCTCTGGCACAGCCGCCATGAATTCTTCATTGGTTTCTTTCATCGTGTCTCCtcgtttatttccttttttgctctgttttgttttccgtttTCCGGCCTTGCTCGTCTGCTGACCAGGCAACACTTCAAGCCgtttctgatttcttttctttgaaacTTTCTCTTTCTTGGCTTTTGCAGGTGAAGAAACTCCTGCGCTGGGCTCTTCAGGTTTCTGTTTGGATTTCTTCTGTGTAGACTGCTGGTCGTTGTGCGTTTCCTCTGTGCTCCCAGGGCAACTCAACCACCACGCTCCAGTTGGTTTCCTTTTCCGTTTCCCAAGAACCTGACAGTCTTCAGATGAACTCCCTTCAGAAACAACTGGACGGTTGTTTTGTTTGGCCTTTCCATTTGCTTCACAATTCACAGTTTCTTTGTCTGAGGGACAAAAAGAAACTGCATAAACACATTAAGGAACTTTGACCAGCTATTTTCAgtgaaggaaagaagaaaatgatgCTGCAACGACAAAAATGATCAGATTAACATACATAACATAGATTTTGATGACAAAGATCAAAAGTGTAATTTAATTTTCGTGGTTAAGATTACATAATATGATAATAGCTAGCAGACATATTTGATAACTCACAGAAGAGGTTTTGTGAGTACAAATAACTCACCAACAGTAGGACCGAAGTCTTCAGTATCACCACACTTGTTACAGCTCTGCTCATCAGCATCCTTAACAGCATCAGCCTCCTGTAGCCCTTTCCTGGTTGTTTTTAATGAGTTAGCCCTGTGTGTCTTGGCATTTTCTTTAACATCTTTTGAAGActttggtttctttgtttcaGCAGACTTActtgcttttgtttctgttttcttaggtttttctttttctattttccgACGGGCTCTGCCTCTAGGCTGACCTTCTgcctcgtctctctctcttgaTGAAGCCTTTTTgagctgttgtttctttttctttggttCCTCTCGTCCCAATAAGCCACCTGCAGGAGCATGGTGAGGACTGGGcagtttatcatcatcatcatcatttctaGGCCCAGTCATTTCACTGTTCTTCTCTTTCTCAGTCTTCTTAATTTTCCGATCAACGGCCTGACCTTCCAgtttatcttttgttttttctgattccTGCTGTTGACCTGGCGTCTCTAGTGGTCTATCCTTCGTCCTCTTGTCTTCTGAGCTGTCTTTGTCTGTGCTGGAAGTCTTGCTGTGCCTTTGTTTCTTACTCGAGGAACGTTTACTTGggatagaaaaacaaagaggtgtatCATCTTCCAAGATCATGAAATCATCCTCTGGTTCGGGAGGAGTGGGCACTTTAACTGTTGTCTTCCTggaacttaaaaacaaacagagagagagagttctaTGCGTTTTATTAACATGTTTCAATGATGGTGATTCAGACATAGGGAGACAAATTAGATAAGTGTCCTTTGACCTCAACTCACCAGGAAACTTTTGACTGTCCAGCATCTTTCAGTTTCTGCAGAAAAGCTGTCAAATCTTTTCCCACACGTGTGGATACCTCAGCCACTGCGACTTCAGGCTCGTGGCTCACTGTTTGAACAGGTGGCTGTGCGCTTTCTTGACTGCTGTaaacaaatgagacaaaaaaatgcaactgaaaaaaCTGAACAGGGCTCAACCATGCCAGTATTTCATCAATTAACTCACATCAATGATACGTATTATTACACAAAGGCAATAAGATATTCTAATtaccatttctaaggctttcacactgaaacacaaatacaaaagtttGCTTATGATGTTTAAAAAGACTATCTGAAGAAAACAGTCACTCCCTCTGATTTCCAACCACTTATAAACAAACTGTGGAATCTCCCACTTTTTGTTTGGTCACCTGGATTGCCAAGATAGTTGCAACATGGAGCAGAGCACCTAACCATCACATTTCAGTGATACTGACAATTGAAATTAACATGATTAATAAATGGCTTTGTATGTGTGAGCCCACTGTGTATTTTTATAGTATGAAAATAATTACAATATTGGTGCTTAAGAAGATTAGGAGAAATTAAGCTCAGAGATATGTTCATATGTATTCCACTTAGCCAAACAGAAAGTGTGGAGTCCAAACCTGCCTCGTCATCCGagaacactgtaaataaactgcacGTCAGGTGAAGAGAATTCCTACCTCCGAGTGCACTTCCTCCACCACATCTATAGCCTTCTAACAATATACAGTTCTAATTCTAACTTGTTTTAAGAAAAAGAACGCAAGGTTGAGACTATGTGTTTGCTAACATGTTTCAGTGATGGTGATTCAGACATAGTTAAGGAGACAAGTTCTAAAGATGTCCTTTGACCTCAACTCACCTGGAAGCTTTTGACAGTCCAGCatctttcagtttcttcagaaAACCTGTCATATCTTTCCCCACATGTGTGGATAGCTCAGGAGCTGCAACTTCAGGCTCTTGGCTCACTGTATGAACAGGTGGCTGTGCGCTTTCTTGAGAGCTGTAAACAAATAAGACATAAAATGCAACTGAACAAGTTTCAAACGCAACTTGAAACACAATATGGGTGGATCGGTGCCTTCACTGATTAAAATGAATGCTGGCTCATCACCGATACAGTATTCTTAAAATTTTATAAAATCTCATAGCCTATATCTTATTTATCTTTCATTATTGTTGTACAGTATTACTGTGTGGGAAAAAATCCAACAGACAGAGGCACCAGACAACACTAGGCCAAATATCAGAAAACTAAAATATCTTGTATAATTATTGGTCTCATATGGTCATATTTACAGCGTGAATATCACATCTagtagagtagagtagagtaagttaaaaaaacaaccttACCCTCGTGATTCAGTCTTCTCTTTGTAGCCAGACATCTTTGTTAAAGCAATCTTGCTTGGGGGAGACTCCAATGCAGAATCATCATTCCTAGAAGAGAAGAAAATCAGTGAACCATttatgggggaaaaagaaatcatgaaAAATTACAGAGGCAACATTGCCGTACTCCTCTGAGATGTGTTCATTACGCTGGGGACTCTGGGTAGGTAGAAGATCTTTCTTCGGCTCTTCTAATCCTACATCTTCAAACCCAAAGAGAATCGGGGACACAACTTGCTCTTTTTCATTatcctgcttttcttcttcttcaacagCCATATTCTGTATAATTGGACTAGAAGTCTTTACTGGCCCGTGTGCTTTAAAAGGGATATCCAAATCTGCAACAGGGAAAGGCACATTGCTTGATGCTAGACAAttcattcgtgtgtgtgtgtgtgtgtgtgtgtgtgtgtgtgtgtgtgtgtgtgtgtgtgtgtgtatatgtatatatatatatatatatatatatatatatatataaaatataatataataatatatataaaaataaataaaataatggatATATATTCTTACCAATATCCACTTTAGGACTTGAAGGATGTAAGACATCTCCTTCAGGACCCTAAAGGAAACATAAATTAAACGACTCAACACAAATTATGAAAAAAGTTGTCTAATTCAAGAAATGGCTCACTGCTAAGTCAATAAACAACAATTCATTCGAAAATGCAGTTCTTTGTTTCACTACCCAGACTGCAACATATTTCTAACATAGAAGCTTGGGACATGTATGTAATGTAAGCAGAAGTGACCATACTGACTGACTGTACCTTTCCTATTTCATATCCTTGAAGTTTTTCAATCAGCTGTCCCTCTTGTGGGACTGCTGGGGAGCCTTCCCTCTCATTCTGGTTTATTTCTGAATCAGAAGTCTGGAGCAGAGGAGAGGGGGGCTGTAGATTTGCATGTGAGGCTGaatctggaaaaagaacagttgaGAACATCAAAAATGCAAACTTGAACCAAAGAAATTATAGCAATTGAATGAATCCCACTCACCCAAGTCATCAAACATTCTGTCAACATCCTTCAGAGTCAGCGTACCTTCCCAGTGCTTAGGTGGACTGAAAAACCAAGGTCAGAATTAAAGGGTAGTTGCAAAATGTCATCATTCCCATGCAAATAGCAATGAtgacatttacaaataaatctGCAATAGAGTGAttacatgaatgaatgaagctcATCTAAACATAAGAATAGAACTTTTAACTGGTCCGTAACGATACTGAAAACTATAATGTTGTAAGGCAACTATTTCATTAAGATATATGTGTAAATGTTCACCTACAGCAAGTTGGAAATTACCAAGAgcacatgaagactgttattgtaaaaacaaacaaacaaacatttgttttagaAACATGTTAAACTTACCTTTCTTTGTCTGTAATGTAGCAGAGCTTCCTCTTGGGTCTTCTCTGTGAAAAGAAACCAGCTTAGAAAGCTCTCCAAGATCAAATAATACAGTCATTTATCAAAAACAGCCCTTGTTCTTATACAAAGGGTCTGCAGAGACAACAGACAATCTCTCAGTATTATGCAATACTATTTAAATATATCACCATCGTCATCCAAAATGACCATAGGGGTAAATGATCAACTCTCTAAAACTTTCATACAATTATAGCATTCATGGATGTAGTAGCTTTGGAAGTTTACTTCAGTTTTGGTTATATACTGCAAGGTCACAGCAACAATTATCTCAAGACTCTTTGTAGAAATCCTACACTATGAGAGAGCACTCCAACAAACTGAGCAAACATTTGGCAAtggtgaggaggggaaaaaaaacatttggaccAGATATCAGTCTGATCCTGACCCAAAAGGCTGATCTAAGTGAGCCTTCTATGTTGTTCTGTGGGAGAGATGACAGGAAAAGAACAACACTTTGGAGACACTGAACTACAAACTGTGGTTGAGTGAGTCGGCATGATTAAAAAGCTCAGAAAACAACAatgcttcctctttctctctcaaacTCTCCTCATGTTCAGTGTAACACTCACTGCAAAGCTTTTACTGCACTTACAGTAACAAATAATGTTGTCTTGATGTATGCTCAATAATCCATGTAAGGAAGTTTGAGAAAGTTCAATTAATCTGGATGTTTTCAGTGGGGAACGACATCTTTCTCCGTCTCACAATGTCACAATTTCAGTTCATGTGaggggtttttgttgttgttgtttgtttttttccagatcCACTCCACACATTATGCCTGTGTGTGCGAGAAGGTGCACTCACAGTGAGTGCAGGGAAAGAAGAATCTAGCTAGCAGTATGCAGTAgcccagtgtttctcaaaccgTGAGGTCAGCCCTTCTGCTGGGGAATAAACACACTGAATGTGGGGAGCAGATGACCATGGGAAAATTAAGTCAaactatgattattatttctcttttggctgctccctttaggggtcactacaatggatcatctgcctccatttcaCTCCATCCCTAGTATGCTCCTCTGTCATACCAATCCTCTGCATATCCTCCTTAACTGtatccatgaattttctctgtctgtctcctgaacccaAACCAGAAAATGTTTGAACTCACTTTTAGAAAGCCTGGGAATCACAAGGCAGCACTCTGAATTTAACCCAATGAAAGGTAAGTTAACATGGTAGAAACATGATCTATCATTCTAGTCCCCGCTAGCTctcttgctgcagtgaaattggttttgttttatttattatttttccagggagcttttaggactaAGAAATTCCAAGTGAGCAGCACggattagtttttcagcatgactGTGACAAAAGATGTATCTAGTTGTACCAATGCTGCAACGATAAAAGAAGGGAGTTTAAAGTGTGGGTTATAAATGATATGTCGCGTGCAGAGGGACGCAAAAGGCAAACGGTGCGtgaaaacaaagacagcagTCTGCAGTCAGACTCGGAAGTTCAAAAACTTACCAGATAAAAGTCTGAATACTAGCTCTGAGGCTAGGTTAAACAGCGCGTTTATAATAagtttgtgcaaatgcaaacgGAGGAACTTACCAAGGTTGGGTATTCCGTCTCCATCTGTATTAGCTGCTCGTCCGTCTTTCAGAGATTACCCGACTGTTTCCGGCGGTGAGACCCGAGTTAACAGGTCACTATCATTTCGTTTTCGTTTGCTACCTCATCTGATCAAGGTCTGTTGACCCCCCGATGCATCCATATGaacagtttttttaaatatcaactTAAAAAATACTTATTTAGCCACATAAAGACGAGTGGGTAGTTTTCTTTAAGCCGATAGCTACGTTAGCCAAACAATGGCGCTGTTTACAGTTTGTACTTCACCCGCGCGCTCTGCAAAGAAAGGGCGACATTATCCCCCGAGTACTGCCTCAAAGGCGGTAATGCCGCTAAACTGGCTGACTGTAATTGTTATCTGTGGCTTCTATAacagaggtctgtgtgtgtgccagtAAATTAATTAGTTAAATGTAGCTGTCTCACTGGTGAGGCGTATTGTTGGTCAACACAGTTTTGAATTGCCGCGGACTTGCAGCCTGAAAAATCATGCACAGGGAATCACTCCCCCACTGTATTCTTCTTCTGTAGTGTGGTTTCCGGCAGATTAAAGTTGGCGCTTTGCTTACTGCCCCCTATAGTTTAAATTCAGAACCCTCACCCTGTAGGAGATGCTAGAtggcaataaataaacaaaaacaaacaaacaaaaaaaacgttAAATCCTGAGTTAACAATCAAACAGCCAAAATCTGTGCATTTTTTGACAAAAAAGTCTGTTATATGctgtttttatgattttctttttctttaagccTATCTTGTCTGGCAGCTTTAGcaatcagaattatgatctgaTTTGAATGCACTGGTTCAGtgcttgtctttttattttatttgtttattcatttatgttATTGTTCACGTAAGTGTATACGTAAATATGGCagtgccagagctgacaggcaggggaaaaagcaagaaagaaaaaagaagggtgtgtgtatatatatatatatatatatatatatatatatatatatgtatgtatgtatatatgtatttatatatgtatgtatatatgtatgtatgtatgtatgtatatatatatatgtgtatgtatgtatgtatatgtatgtatatgtatgtatgtatatatatatatgtatatgtgtatgtatatatatatgtatatgtatatatatatatatatatatgtgtatgtatatatatatgtatatatatatatatgtatatatattgcGTTGTGCACTGTTACAGACACAACGCAATTTCTTGGACAAAGCCAACAATTTCTCACATAACATATTGACATGAAGAAAAATTATTATAATCAAGTGCTCTTCATGCAAATATGCTCTAAATCAGGAGTGTGAAACATAACTCTGTGAATTAACAGAAACTTTCTGTTTTATAATTACAGGACAGTCTGAGCAATGAGCTACGAGAACTTTTCCTGTAATTTTACAAATTTATTTCTTACAATTTAAGCCCAAAGTGTCATGCTGACAGATTTCTTTCATTTACTACAACAGGAGGTTCTTTATCATGTAGAAAAACTGAGATGTAGTGTTGaaattgcatttctttttcttatatTAGGATGTCTCAGGGATTAAATGTGTAATTAAACTTCTTTATATTGACAGAAGGGGGAGTTGTATTTAATATCAAAGTGGGCTGTATGTGGCTCACAATGCaaaatgagtttgacatccTGTTCTAAATAATACAGTCACATAATAAAAAGGTATTCTCAGTATTTACagcattatattttatttaactttttttttaaaatctgaatgctaaaaaaaaaaatactgtggaTTTGTGAAAAATGGCTGCAGAGCAGGTAAAAATCTCTTGCTTGTTACACTGCAGTCTACAAACAATGTAGAAATATCAGTATTAACTTTTTGTTAGCTTATTTggacataaaaactgaaaaagcatAAAATATGTAGCATTTAAAAACTCATAGTTGTATCTGTTGTTTTCGTCTGGTATTTCTGCCATGTTGCGATCACTTCAAGCATGTATGGTCTAAACTTCATctcacaaatatataaatatgtcaTTATTTAGACAACTACCTTTGGCTTTGGAGTGTACTGTAAGTTTGCATTAATACAAAGCAAACATAGAGTCAGTACTGTAACTAGTTGATTCGTGCCTCTTTGTTATACATAATAGTCTTCTTATAAAGTTCAAATGAGCATGTTAGCAGCCatgttaaaatataaaactgggATATTTTGGATATATTACAATAACAATATTTTAACAGTCAGCATTTATACAACAAACATTAAGACAACACAGTTAATATGAtcaggtttgtgtttttatcagCGAAATatctttttctgcttctcaGCGATCTCCATCGGTTCCGTGGCTTCAGGGTCGACACCTTCGTACAGCGGCTGTTTGATGTGTCTCCAAACCACCAAAATAAGCCGAAtcacaaacagcacacaggCAACCGCCAGCAGCACAGCTGAGAGAAGAAAATCAAATCAGTATAGCCTTTGCATGTGTACAAAGCTGCCTTTATTTGGGatatatttgacaaaaaaagTTATCGCATAGTGCTTATATGAAGTTCTCTTCTGAGTCTCACCAATGAAGATGCCATTACGACTGGGTGATACAGCATCATAATTTTTGTCAAGGTTTCCAGACATCGCCCAGATCACAACGGGGTAAATTATGCAGATGTACCGCACATGCTTGTCGAGGACAAAATTCTCCAGAACAAACCTACGAAACACAAAACGTGTGGCTTTAGAATCTCATGGATAacatgtttctctttctttcaaaaGAAGCACACTCACCACCCAAGCAACAAAACAGCCAAAAGAGAGTATGAGACGGTGGCAGCATCTTCTTGGGACATCTGTGCTTCATAAGCCAGGACAATGGTCAGGTTGAGCAGTGTTGCAACAGTTGTCCAAGTCGTGTATATCATGACACCATTTTGGACCTGCAAAAATATATTGTTTAATATAGTCAACCACTTTCCAGGCAAAGAGTATATTAACAATGCCTGAACACAACTGGCTAATATAACCTGATCTATATGAAAGATTAAAATCTAAGACTATAGTTAATAATGCACACGTGCCAGCACGCTTACCAACACCCGGAGGAGCCACAGGTCTGTTTTGTGGTATTTGTTGAGCCAAGCTCCATAAACATGAATCCCGTGGCAGATGAAGCATATCATGGAGTAGTTTGTGCAGATGATGAGGATGAGAAACACCAGTGCGGGAATCATCAGTCTTTTTAAGGGGCAGATACAGCAGAACAACACAAGTTAATGAATTCCTTGAACAGCtttcttttatgtctttaaCACTGTATATTACTGCAGGCTTAATTTAACTCACAGACACTATTTACAAAGCTCTTAATGGAGGCTCTTACCTTCTGTCCCAAACCAACAGCCAACCAATATTGAAACACATATTGAGACACCAGCTAATAAAGAATCCATAAGGCAGTACTGCAGGGGTGCAGTAAACATATCCATATCCATTCCTACAAGACACGAGAGCCAAAGCTGATCAATAAATCTGTGGGAACAGTCTTTACAAATATTCTTTCTACAGGAAAAGCTATTCAAAAGTACCTAAGTAAGAACAGTGACCTATATCTGTCCTTTGAAAAGAACACTGcagttttaaaacaataaaatataaagaagtggACACAACTTTCTGAAAAGACCCGCAACAATGTAGATCATCATGAGGATCAGCCAGATGTAGATGACGGTCCAGATGAAGAATGTCCACCCTGAAGGCGTGAGCTGGGTGTCAAACAAAGCAGACACATTGGCTTGGGTGGTATGGAAGGGACCTGTAGGGAGAAAAAGGCAAGTGTGTGTCTTCACAAACCCCAGAGGTAATTCAAAGAAACTCGTCACAGTGGAGAGACGATTAATGAAGCTCCAACTTACTAATTCCAACTACAGCCAGCCCATTGAGCAATAAGCTTACTACAAATGCAGCGAAAGACACGACTACTGCAGCAAGCCGTCCTGGATTGTGTTTTCCCATCGTGGCCCACTTagtctaaaaaaagaaaacattttatgtAAAACAAAAGCAGGACAAGTGGCATCAGTCACCTCACACAGCACAGAAGCCATTCAGTCAGTCATCAGTCATATCCTTTCTGTTTTATAAATTAACAGCTctttttataacttttattaTCAAAGCTTGccaccataaaaaaaaagcaataataacAACATTCCCTCttcctaagcaaggatcaaattGTCAAGTTTCAAAGGTACctgtgtgtgttaaaaaaaaggtcTACAATGCTCCATGTTTAAGTCCAGGCTAATAAAACAGCATCCAGATGATGTGATTAACATGATTTACCTCGCTCTGCTCCTCGTTATATAAGCTGTGTGAAGATCAAGACTGACTGTGTAGCAGGCACGGGACCGCCTTTTATATGGAGCAAATAGTTGTGCAAGAAGAAGGTTTATGGCCCTTCAAGACATCAGGTGCATCTCTTATCCGCTATGCATTTCTGAAACACTGATAATTGGAAAAAGCACTCATATACACACCGTGTTTAATGAATTACAGTTTACAGCAGAATTTTATTACATTGTTACCTAATTGTTGCcttcaaaaatgacaaaatttgAACTCATTCTGTACGTTAGAGATTTGAAACAATGTTCACGTGGCGTGATTGTT from Archocentrus centrarchus isolate MPI-CPG fArcCen1 chromosome 20, fArcCen1, whole genome shotgun sequence encodes the following:
- the LOC115799515 gene encoding uncharacterized protein LOC115799515 isoform X4, with product METEYPTLRRPKRKLCYITDKESPPKHWEGTLTLKDVDRMFDDLDSASHANLQPPSPLLQTSDSEINQNEREGSPAVPQEGQLIEKLQGYEIGKGPEGDVLHPSSPKVDIDLDIPFKAHGPVKTSSPIIQNMAVEEEEKQDNEKEQVVSPILFGFEDVGLEEPKKDLLPTQSPQRNEHISEENDDSALESPPSKIALTKMSGYKEKTESRGSQESAQPPVHTVSQEPEVAAPELSTHVGKDMTGFLKKLKDAGLSKASSSQESAQPPVQTVSHEPEVAVAEVSTRVGKDLTAFLQKLKDAGQSKVSCSRKTTVKVPTPPEPEDDFMILEDDTPLCFSIPSKRSSSKKQRHSKTSSTDKDSSEDKRTKDRPLETPGQQQESEKTKDKLEDKETVNCEANGKAKQNNRPVVSEGSSSEDCQVLGKRKRKPTGAWWLSCPGSTEETHNDQQSTQKKSKQKPEEPSAGVSSPAKAKKEKVSKKRNQKRLEVLPGQQTSKAGKRKTKQSKKGNKRGDTMKETNEEFMAAVPEQSEQQEVPDHDPDQEECSPLMFTQRDLSLNSGGRIFQRVYHHNSNEKLSVTPEAPVSQRQPKEQLTEANPAKRRRRVPGNWWVANSMDADLENRSSQPQQLHPKGPKPNKERKKPSKQSRSPRLGVPKNGNAAVLLKPLGGAPVPPLKPKSLLTPKTVKRSLATFKDIFTSVTESPTVVSSRGRRQTNRCNVTPRPDEKICVAYSNTDTAHSSPDNQEASQDSRSQVFRSGPSSMIELEDYEDNDGIILPSTRSPALLSASDFCAPPLKPLILQRKDKANLTEWFKSLWPTTSDSDPGVTPEQFDWYFYQDRALGLQVDLSSDSFCSGKMLLGSLMKMPLRVDHSATTVFNLLTSSVNVIIDGCESRFSPGTSFVVEYGHAYIIQNLTAQPAVLCFTRMFADAL